From the genome of Daphnia pulicaria isolate SC F1-1A chromosome 5, SC_F0-13Bv2, whole genome shotgun sequence:
TACACACTACCGCTGCTGGTCTATTCAGCTCAACAGATCGATATAGACAATGAAATCAACGACAGCGAACACGCACGCGGATCATATCGATCCAAACTCgcagaaatgaaagaaattcgCACATTTGCGCGTGATCAGCAAAGAAATTCTCCCGAGTCGAGTGACGGATGCGTTGGTGAATAAAACTAGCTACTTTACTTTTGATTGTATCTGTATGTACCGGTACTATACGGACCTGCTCTTGAGACATATTCAACTTGGGAACGCGGGACTCGTCCCAATAATTCGATCCGGTTTCCTGTTAGTTCAATCAGAACGAAACCGGAAGCACAGCAGAGTCGGCCCAATCTCAATTGGGCCAGTTGCCATTGTCGATCTGTTCAACAAGATGCATGAGGTCGAATTCATCTGACACAGGTCTGTCCGTTCGGGTCTTCCCTTCAAGGCAATATAATTTCCCGATTGGGTAATATTACAATATAAATGTATTTAAATTATATTCTCTTATTTGTTATATCTGTTCCGACCTCCTCGTCCGGAACCATCCATATAAAGTTGTTTGAGCTAGATTTGTTATGTAACGGTAACTATAAGGAATATAAGTTGGGCTATCTTCTGCGAACTTGACTGATTGCAAACAACTTTTGAACCCGCCCATTGTCGATCTCAATGACCTGCAAAGGGCGCAGACGGAACGAAGATAAGGACATCACATCCATCAATAATCGGAAGAATGCCTGTCGTTTCTTTAATTCTCAGGTCGTTTATTCTCCACGAAAATGAACCAATAGTATAACGCATTTCATACTGCTGAATATTCGAGCCGTTGCTTCTCACATTCATTCAAACCAAATCTGTTGAAATAGGCAGAATTTaaacataacaaaaaattaaatcagttGCTATGCACCGGCATGTCCCAGCACATCGCCAGTCAAATTTCTTTCATAACGCGAGAAATAGTCAAAAATTACTCCCTTTGAAATGCAAAGCCAAAAAGAGCAACTCGAGTTGAACGCGGACATGCCTTCATCATCTTGAAAACGTTTAAAATTTCCCGCTCTTCTGAGGCGTGCACCAGCCCCATATAAGATTTAGCGACACGTACATCCACGTCAGCCTATGCCTCACTCGTGAACAATGTCTCTTTTCTGCTCAAGGAGTTGCCTCCTTCAGAGACTATACAGTCTACTCTAACGTGCAGTGAGTAATACGCACGGCGTGATCTGACATTCAGGCAACGTCCGGTCAAGTGTGCTGACAATCACATACAAACAATTATCGTCCATtatatagtagtagtatagcTATAGCTCCTTTCTATTTTGCTGGGCACTGGGAAAACAAATGCGCCCAACGGACAGAGTACTATAACGACAATCGCTGGCCTGGGCTGCTGATCGTCTTTTATGTAGAATATTCAATTTGATGTCCAATATAAAAGGGCTGCTCCATGTCCGTTTGTTACTGCTGATGATGTAACTTGTTTCCCCagaaggaaacaaacaaaataagggTCTTGTCAGatggcggctgctgctgcaatgCAGCATGTGGTTCTTATAGTAAATCGTAAATGTATAAGGTCTGTCGATATTCCAGCATATAAATCTGTTATCCGCTATGTGTACATATACGACCGTGCCCATTCAAATTGCCATGTAAAAATGCATATTacgtttgaattatttccaaccGAAATTTCCATCCGAATGATACACGTCATAGCATAGTTTCCCTGATCGGATAAACATTTCATGTCCTTTGTTTAACAATTTAATATCTTCAGCATCTTCTCCCCTGTATGTATGATTTATCGATTATTATATTTCgtctttgtttgttggttCCCGGCAGGTGCGTCGTTTCCCTAGGAAAGGCATATAACATAGAGCGACTCCCCAATTACATAACACACGACGACATCTATCTCAAACTTTGCATTTCCGCCGTGCATGGAAGagttttctcccctttttgtgGTGAAGTGCACACTATGTCTATTACACATGCGGCATAGTACACCATTGTTGCACTTGGGATCCCTCTGATGTACTCCCTGCCCTCGGGCCTGTTCCATTATCGAAAGTTTTCCcctgtttatttattatgtagAGCTgatattatgttttttttcttattacgtAATAACAGgatcaatatttatttatttttttaaaatgccaTGTTCATCATTATTTAAGGGCGATAGAAAATAGACTATATGGGATTTGTTCAACAGAACCGTGAAACGTTAACAAGGCTCATAAAATTGCGGTTTTGGTATTAAAACCCACATATAATTATTtaacagaaaaattcaaagtttccAGGACAATCAGAGCAAAAACTGCTTACcctgttccttttttccccctcagtGCTGTCTTGTATTAGACTCAGCGGTAGATCTATTAAATCCTGAAATAATTTCACCAAACAACCGGCGTTAAAACTTGCGCAACGGGAGTTTAAAGCAAGTACTACTCCATGAGTGTACAACAATCATAGAAATTTAACGTAGGTACGACACTGTTcagatttttattcatttgtattcagagggaaagaaaaacatttcctaAAGGATGTGTGTATAGTACTTCCtaagaaattattattatccccctgaaacattttcagtcgttaaaaaaaagaaaagaaaaagtcgttTAGTTTATTCACACGTTTGGCGGCCATTCGGTTCTCAAGATAATCAAGCCCGGCGCATTTTCTTCCGCGTCTCATCCCCGCAACTTTGGGAGCGAAAACGGTAAATAGCGGAGGAACGCCTCGGGCGTTGTTTGCGTCTTTTGTTACGGCAGGTCTACTTTCAGCTGTCTTccgtgaaacaaaaaataatcaaaagtttGGCCGCCGCCGCAGCCGCCGGCCCGCCCGCCGCATATTTGAATTATGGATTCGTCGTCTCTCGCGGCCATGttccgtttttgttttctctctcaaggAATAACAGAACCCGTCGTTTTTCGATTGAATAAACACAAATTATAAGGCTGGATGTGTATTCTGtatttgacttttcttttaaaaataaaaccgttTACAAAAGAATATAACAAAATGGTCAGTTATCACCGAATTTATAAAATTGGAAAGCAAAtcataaaataattgaagCCATTTGATAAAGATGGGCGGAATGTAGTTAGTTATTTTAGAGGAACGCGTTGAGATGCGGATACCTTTCGTGGAAATTGATCAAAACCCGGATGGTTGCCAACAGTTTCTTGCTGGCCGGCGCCTCGTTAGTCTTGCCGGCCGGACTTTGCTGACGGAAGAGCATCGTCGAATCGTTGCAATCGCCGGGGTCCGCCAGCGATTGACACGGAAGTCTGGACTGTTCCAGGGCTTCCAGATAAGAGTCCTGTTCGAAGATGGGCGTCTCGTACAGGGAAACTGTCGGCACCCTCGAGTAAATGCTGTTCATGTCCGGCACGATGGACGTCGTTACTAGAAATGAATGTCGAGGGTCGGCTCCTCTTGTCTTCTTCACTTCCGGTGGCCCTTGACGTCGCAGCTTTTTTCGatcctcttcttcgtcgtgAAACAATTGGCCGGAGGATTCGATCCCCGTCAGACGATTGCCGTTGATTTTGTAAAGATCTCGGAGAGCGGCTGACAGGATCGAATGCTGGGATGAATATTCTCTCGGCGGGACGCCCTGCTGCTCACTCAGGTTGACGTATCTCGTCTGCTCTCGTCTCTGGTTGGTCGGTGATGATGACAACATTGTCCTGGTTAATTTGGAGGCGATGCCTTTAAACGGCCGCCTGAGACTCCATCGATCTCTGCGTTGCTGGGCGCCGGCTGTCGGCTGAACAACTTTATTATTTCCCAAATGAGCCAAAGTTATATGAATGAATACGGCGCTAATGAAtccaatttttatatttgaaaaaaacttaccttcgatgatgaagatgaagaagaaaccaaCGCAACTACTCGACGTCATcaacttcattttgaaaaatgaacgaGAGGTACCATCAAGAGTTGTTGCCTCGCTCTCAAATGGCCCTCAACTGATTACTTAAACCGTGGAACTTGGAGCCAAACAGGCAGAAGGCcagcccgaaaaaaaaagtcttttgggctgctgctgctggaagaaaagtgtagtggtggtggtgaggcCAGTGTGACGTAAGTCTCCTCTAGTTCGGTTAACCCAGTTTTGTACATAGAAAGAACTTTTTCTTGCCTGGCCATTTCGTCACGATAAGTCTACAACAGCATATGTGCGTCTGTACTATAAAACATAACTGTAAAAATGTACACACAGAGACAGAGACTGGACAACACATAGTGATGCGTAATATAGCGCTCGCTGATTACCGTGCACAAAAGGACGAAAAAACACTTAATCAAACTATGAAAAGTCCGAAAACATTCGTTGACGCAAATGTGCGCAACAGCAGGACTTGGCGAATGATGATATGCTGCATCTTTTATACCGTTGCTTTTCTATAACCCTAGGAAGTTGGCCGTCTGTCTTATTGCCTTGTACAGTTGTTGTTGCCTCGActgttgcgtgtgtgtgtcgttcaaaatttttctattgatttgattgtgCAGTTGTTGGGTCAGCGCAGCCTCTTTGACTTGTATCATTTATTAGTATTACAGGATCGGATGCAATTTGGATTTAAACCAACTGGCCATAACCGACATAATAACATGGGCGACTTTACCGCgccggatttttttttgaagctATTTTTACTAgggtgtttctttttctgctgggAATGCACTGCTGGGGTATTTGAATGGCTGGGCACAAAAGATCGACTATAATAGCTGGGAGAGACGATAAAGTTGTCCGACAGTCGCCGAAATGGGAAAGTAATGGGCAGCAGTTGAGAGAGATCTTGGATAaaacaaggagagagagagatgagatTGCGTTTTAAAAGGAATACGTATAGACACTGACCAATCTGATGGTCGATCGATAATATAGGAAAGTATCAGTCAGGGGAACGAAAGACCAGGGGGGGTCGAGGGTCGAGGTCCGCCAGTTATTGAAAACTGGAGCTCCAGGAGTTGATATGGCCTATGTCCAAACtggaaatcaattaattttgtgGCTCaattattgaattattcaGACGAGTAAAAATGCTAGACAGAAGATTCAATAACCACGATCAATTTTCTCTCAACTTGATGTAATCATCTCAGCTTTTTTGTGAAGCACTTTTAAATAGATATAGAAGTTATGCACCGGTTCTTTCTATATAACTTTCTGCATATAAGTGCGGCTCTGTTAGTGTTGCGTAACTTTTggcgataaaataaaaataaaaaaatccccgCCTTGAAAATTGTCAGTCGACAACACGTTATATGGCATCAGCAGCTTCCCATATGATCACTTGGCAACAGCCAAAAGACATTGCGGGCAGTcgtttcaaactttttgagATTTTTAACGTCTACATACAAAAGTTAAACCGCTGTTTGGTGTGtagatataaataaatttgtaaaaagcGCGCACCGTGCGCTGTGTATACACCGGGTCGTTGTCAAGGGCAACCCCCAGCGcatagatgtgtgtgtgtagcgcGATGGATCTTATTTTTATCGCCATCAAATCTAAATatgtatggaagaaatatACCGAATTTTGTGAAccggaaaggggaaaaaacagcCGACGAGCCGTGAATTCACTTGTCAATGTGACACTCCCATAAATCCTCAACATTATACAAGGATCACTGATTTCGTGTATTGTCTGGGGAAACTTGAATAAGGTGTGTGGtatataaatacaaataattattttaaagataAGTTGTTTTTGGTTATGATTGACGGAGTGTGTACTCAAAGAAACTATAGTTGAAATAACGGTCGccatgttctttttctttacatgTTTCCACACGGCATTTGAAACTGGAAATGAGATCGAGAGAGATAAACTTATTGATTAAATCTCATGTTTTTATAACCTATCAAAAGTTGCCAGTCACATCCTACGCAGGCCATTCGAACGATATGTTTCATATTGCTCTTATGTACTGACGTAAAGTTCAAGCACACATGAATTTATAAAGAAGGACCCCTATTGCGTATGCCTTATTCGTTTGACGTATATATATGTTATTATACTCGCCCACTTATTTGTCAACATTTGGATGACTTTCAGATTCTTTTAAAACCTATCTAATATTACGTAACTCTATACGTACATACGAGTGTTatataaagataaaaaagaattttgttgttCAGGATACAGACCGTTGGTCTTGCAGCATATAGTACCATCACTCGAAAACTTCCATATTTATTTGGTCTTTGAGATATGACAGGTAGTAtaatctccttttttctctattgGGATTGGACTAAATTGACTTGGCAGAGCACAGGTGCACGTTGACGGGCAACGTGACTAACAACGTGATAAACATTAGATAGGTATAGTTAGTTAGTGGTCTATATAAAGAAGGGAATCACTTTCTTATTTAGCCTGTTGTTACTTTTGAATTTCCAGTAGCGGACCGAAATTgtttcaactaaaaaaaaaatgaattgccAACAATtcggttttttagttttcatcTGTTCCGCTTTCATCGCCAGTGTTAGCGCTTTGAacggtaaatttttattattaataatatcATCAAGTTGGTAAATTTTTATAAGTTTCTATATTATTTTGACAGCCTGTGGTGGCAAGGTATTTGTCGAGGATGCGGTCGTCATAGACGCCCCAACCGAGGCGGATTGCGTCTGGAAAATTGAAACTGAAACGGACCGAATTTTGGCAATCAGCGCAGTCCGAGACGAAAATCTCCACCAATTTTTGACCgtaagaatatttttttcttcgtctaaTTACAATTTTCGTTGATGTCTAACCGGAAGGAATTGGCTGCCAGATTCGTGACGGACTAGTTGAAGGATCTCCGATTCTCCTTGCCAAGGATCAACAGGAAATTGTCTACACAACTCAATCAACAGCCGAGATCCGATTGCAAAAGATGCCAAAAACATCCGCTTctaattttcaattgaaaatccaaaaggtgatttgaatttgatactCATCGCTCATCAgatacaaataaatcaaatttggtGTATTATTTCAAGGCGGTCGTTTGCCCGACTGATTTGGGATTGGAAAGCAACTGCACCCGATTGGTCGACGATGTTTCCTGCCACTGCGCTTCATTCACCAAGGTAGAAAAtccgatttatttttatttggccagccaatgaaattcaaatctcCATGGCGCGCGGATTATTTTCAGAGGAATCAAACCGACCAGAAAGCTTTCTGCGACGATAACGGCATGTTGTTGGTGTCGGTCGAAACTCCGGAAGAAGATCAGGCCATTTCAGACACCTGGGGATTAGGTAACGTGTAACCCACAGCAACACGCtaatcacatttggaaaatgaatttctctCACGTAACTCCTTTTGGTATATAAACAGGCAGCGATTTCTGGACGAGTTGCGTCAAGAATTTTGGACGTTGGGTTTGGGAGGCGACCGGTAAGAATCTGTACCCGGGCTACGTCAATTGGTACCCGATCGCCGAGCCGTTTTGCAACGACCAGTGGGACGCCAACTACACCTGCATGTTGATCGGCTACAACGGCCTCCACTGGGCCAGTTACCATTGCGACGGCGTTTGGGGTGCCGTCTGTGAACTCCATCCGTAAGAATTTGGTTATACAACTTGATGATGTACTGATAATATAACGCAATAATAAACGACAAAAATCGAAATCATTTAAGGCGTTATACAAGGATAAATCCAAAGGTCGATTGTTTTGGGAATAGAATATTATCTGGCCGGTCCAGAAGTCtagaaattcttttaaaacttTGACCCAGCTACCGACAGAGCATTGGGAACATAACAAGTTATATAGCTAGCTGTATTGATTCAGGTCACAGTGTGTGCCCGCAATCAGGCTCTATTTATAATCCCGCAATCAGCCcatggataaaaaaataaactttcatCACTTTTAATCGAATTTTCACGTTATTATAGCGGCTGTACATATCGACCGAGGTTATATTTATTCCTTAGACGATATATAACGTATAGATAAGCCGCTGTATCAAACCGTTTAATAACATTTCATATGCGATTCGATTGTTTTCTATTGCGCAAGAATTTTCCCACCGTCGATTCATAGATGCGCATTATACCTCGGCacatttaattgaaatgaCATAAGACGAGActtgttgattttttaattttttatatataatttATCGTCGTCATCATAGATTTTCACCAGCAGTTTCACAGAGACAATAATATAGACCAACAGTAATAACCAACAGAAGCATTTACATACGTTATTCCGCCATTATCCATTCATTCAACGCGTcatccagcacagcacacaccaaatacattgaaattcatttcttcCCCATTTACGACAGAACTGTAAATGAccatatcaaaaaatcaactttcgttttatttttaacttttttaggatttttttttatttatttctgaatcaaaactaaaaaattcgtGTGAACGTGGGATTGACGTCATGGGAAAGAACAGACGCGACATGACAGCGCAGTTCAATGTCTTACAGTAATTGCAATTCAACTCAACAAATCGTAATTGACTCTTATGCTTTTATGCTGGGAGAGAGAAGAGGGACAGAAAAGTTGGTCTATATTATTCATGTCCGGATCGATTGACGTGTGTGGGTTGTTGGGCGGACATGTTTTATCCGCAGTTGATGTCTAAGTATAGATACTATTAGGACCTTGTAGTACAGACTTGAAAATTGAAACGATatataaagaaacaaatgatCTGCCCCAGCGCTCGACGGTATATTTCGGTTTGGTCGTTTCAATTGAAGATGATGAGGGTTGATTATTTCGCTTCGATATTATACATGTGAAGAGAGCCAGCACTGAGTGGGGCTATTATAAATGTAACCTCTGATTTAATTCACTCATtttcggtaaaaaaaaagagagaaataattCGCAACAAAttgcttttctcttttgatctCCGCGCTCATTCATCTCGAATAATCCGCAGGCTATTCTTGTTTGTGTTCTCTCGTCCATTTTTCGCCAATTCATACCGGATatagtctttttatttttccatcgcCCTTTATTTCCGTTCCGCTATTTTTCCGCCCAGGTGATTTCCGCAGGATGGATAAAAGCCAGTTCTTATCCGCCGCGTCCGTTTATatataaatctaaaaaagaacCGACGCCACTTATATACGTGGTGGCTATTACTGGACATCCGATCTCATATCCCGCTTACATGTTCGGAGAAAATGGACCGACGATGGCTGCTGCACAAGCACACTATAGATCGTTGATTGTAGGGAGTGACAGATTGGGAACAATCAATATCAGATATACAAGCcaaaatggtggtggtggtatacATATAGGGCTCGTTTAGGTGTCTGTTGTGAGCGCTGGGCGTACAATAACAAAGGAAAGAATGGACAGTGATGATGTAACAAAGGACCACCTCACACATCAAAATCAtcccgactgctgctgctggtggagaCTAGACAGAAAAACGATGCAAATAATATATTTACAGAAACATGGCAGCATGATTGAATAAGACGCCCAATCAAGCTGCTTATATTATATGGTACATGCAACACTAGTATAgattcaatttagaaatagaCTCTTGTTTATCGACGGCACGGTTTTACAAGTCAAGATTCAGAACGCGTCAAATACATCGCCCATCAATAAACTTATCAATTTTTATGTCGaaacaaaccgaaaaaatttgaattttacttgAGCCACATTGTGTCTAGAGAataagatatatatatatatagaacgCGTGTATCAtcttgtcttgtgtgtgtgtgtcaattcaattttttccacCCAACCCCACCCTATTCTGTCtggcttttgtttgtttttcatcacctccggttttttttttcccaattccATCAATCCCGTTAGATATATTGTCGCcccctttttgttatttcgtgATTGATTTTTTCTATCCTCGATTGAAATTGCTTTTTCTAGCGTTGGTGGGTGTGTCTCTCTCTATCCCGGCAGCAGACAATAAGTCTCGGTCTATATGGCGTTTCTTGTGTCgtcaaaattgaataatagaaaaagaatcgaCTAATCAAATCAGGGCCGGACGAATATAGAAGCAATCAGtcacggcttttttttttaccaatctatatataatattcatttctctttctgcCTGTCGACATATCTCTATTTGTATTTAATATATGTAGGGGGCTGGATCACTATAGGAATTAAAAGTTGTACGgaatctgttttgtttttgtgcgCTCAGCTGATGAAGGGACAGGGACAATTGCGCCAATCGGCTGGAGATTTGAGCCTTCCTCGCCGTTGCGTAATCATCTACACACTGGCATCATTAGCGGctaacatacacacacacgtacagaGAAGAGCATCAATCATATGGCATAGgctacagtgtgtgtgtgtatagtacaGCACATGGATTTTTGCATTTCAAGAGTTTggtaagttgttgttgttgatgttgttgcggAGGCAGCACTTTTGATGAGATGACGCCAAAATGATCCAAAACcggacggttttttttttcttgttgacgaTGTGATGACcacaatcacacacacacacacacacacaacagatgATGCGGATGAGAATGTTGTTGATGCAACTTCCGGTATTTTACCAAACGGCCATTTTGAAATATGAACGACCAGACCAGCaggccctttttttgtttttttgtgtttcaaatATTATATTCAAATGACTGAATCAtatataatttaattgaaaaatttaaaaaaaaagaccatagGATCATGCATATATATAAAACAGCGACTATGACGACGGGCCACCGGCGCCCGCTAAATGTTGTTGGTGGGCCTTTTCGTAGCCTTCGACCAGGGTCTCGATCACCAAATTGATGGACACTTTGTAAATGTTTTCAATGTTGTCCGTGTAGCGGTCTCCCAGCGTCATCTTGACGGCCTCCAGGAAAGGATTGCggattttcttcaattcaaaataaattaaataaaataaaataaattggccGGACagaatcaaataagaaaatttggttttatatAGACATACCCAAAAGTATTCCTTTTGGAATCCGGGTATTTTGTAGTGGGACTGGCCGACCTGGTGGAGGTAGAGGATGAACGCGTCGACGTTGTCCAGTGAGCGGATGCTCTCGTCCAGGGTGGTCATGACGGAGACGGCGTGCTCGGCCAGCTCCTCGCTGCTGGCCTGCTCGTCTCTCGTCGTCAACTTGTGGAACTTTGTGAACAAATTCAGCAGCTCCTGGTGCTCCTCGAACAACCTGTCacaaacagcagcaacaaatcgAATCATCAGCTCATTTCAAATTCCGGCCATTCCCAActttctttgtcttttctaTATGCAAAACAATTCCCGGATGATTCCCAATCAGCCCCCGACGGCCTATGCGCATCTATACAACACCAGACATTTcagttttcttatatattccATCTGACGTTATTTACGTAATATATAGAAGCGACTGCAGCATATAGAACTATACCAAGATGATAGggccaaaaaaagagagccGATTCCAATTTGCAGATTGTAGCCTAT
Proteins encoded in this window:
- the LOC124340673 gene encoding neuroglobin-like, with product MGCVQSQSNGQPAAKDKGGAAGGVINDNNGQGGASAVIVDPRLPLNARQKYSMLASWKGISRALEPTGVYMFIKLFEEHQELLNLFTKFHKLTTRDEQASSEELAEHAVSVMTTLDESIRSLDNVDAFILYLHQVGQSHYKIPGFQKEYFWKIRNPFLEAVKMTLGDRYTDNIENIYKVSINLVIETLVEGYEKAHQQHLAGAGGPSS
- the LOC124340662 gene encoding uncharacterized protein LOC124340662 — translated: MNCQQFGFLVFICSAFIASVSALNACGGKVFVEDAVVIDAPTEADCVWKIETETDRILAISAVRDENLHQFLTIRDGLVEGSPILLAKDQQEIVYTTQSTAEIRLQKMPKTSASNFQLKIQKAVVCPTDLGLESNCTRLVDDVSCHCASFTKRNQTDQKAFCDDNGMLLVSVETPEEDQAISDTWGLGSDFWTSCVKNFGRWVWEATGKNLYPGYVNWYPIAEPFCNDQWDANYTCMLIGYNGLHWASYHCDGVWGAVCELHP
- the LOC124340666 gene encoding uncharacterized protein LOC124340666, giving the protein MKLMTSSSCVGFFFIFIIEVVQPTAGAQQRRDRWSLRRPFKGIASKLTRTMLSSSPTNQRREQTRYVNLSEQQGVPPREYSSQHSILSAALRDLYKINGNRLTGIESSGQLFHDEEEDRKKLRRQGPPEVKKTRGADPRHSFLVTTSIVPDMNSIYSRVPTVSLYETPIFEQDSYLEALEQSRLPCQSLADPGDCNDSTMLFRQQSPAGKTNEAPASKKLLATIRVLINFHERYPHLNAFL